A stretch of Rickettsia rickettsii DNA encodes these proteins:
- a CDS encoding transcriptional regulator encodes MAVLKEAIIARGGIAKISKEAHINREHIYREYYLLNALGLQLKVEACAF; translated from the coding sequence ATGGCTGTTTTAAAAGAAGCCATTATAGCAAGAGGAGGTATAGCAAAAATCTCTAAAGAAGCTCATATAAATAGGGAACATATATATAGAGAATATTATCTATTAAACGCTTTAGGCTTGCAGTTGAAAGTAGAAGCATGTGCGTTTTAA
- a CDS encoding uracil-DNA glycosylase, translated as MNNTLKWLSAIGVEYYCHEHPPQLKVRNNTELTEKPQVKLMSTKETVFNMNDKVHDNITLARSLADKANNIEELKESLLHFNGCELKKFATNTVFGDGNLEAKIMLIGEAPGSTEDLKGIPFYGESGNLLDNMLHAIGISRKNNAYITNTVFWRPPANRQPTFEEVDICRPFVEKHIALINPQLIILVGSTAATSLLGKNSGITKIRQEYYFYTNKYLSAPIQTTAIFHPAYLLRQPMQKRTSWYDLLKIKEYLVNNRLLA; from the coding sequence ATGAATAATACGCTTAAATGGTTAAGTGCAATCGGTGTTGAATATTATTGCCATGAACATCCACCGCAATTAAAGGTACGTAATAATACTGAACTAACTGAAAAGCCACAAGTAAAACTTATGTCTACAAAAGAAACTGTATTCAATATGAATGATAAAGTTCATGATAATATAACCCTAGCAAGATCTCTTGCCGATAAAGCTAATAATATCGAAGAACTAAAAGAATCTCTACTACATTTTAATGGTTGTGAACTTAAGAAATTTGCTACTAATACGGTTTTCGGTGACGGTAATTTGGAAGCTAAAATTATGTTAATAGGCGAAGCCCCGGGAAGTACCGAAGATTTGAAAGGAATACCTTTTTACGGCGAAAGTGGCAATTTACTTGATAATATGCTACATGCTATCGGAATTTCACGAAAAAATAACGCTTATATTACTAATACGGTATTTTGGCGTCCTCCTGCTAATAGACAGCCGACGTTCGAAGAAGTCGATATTTGTAGACCTTTTGTCGAGAAGCATATTGCTCTTATTAACCCGCAGCTAATTATTCTAGTCGGTAGCACGGCTGCAACTAGCTTACTTGGAAAAAATTCGGGTATTACTAAAATTAGACAAGAATATTATTTTTATACCAATAAATATCTATCCGCTCCTATTCAAACTACGGCAATCTTCCACCCTGCCTATTTACTCCGCCAACCTATGCAAAAACGCACCTCTTGGTATGATTTACTCAAGATTAAGGAGTATTTAGTCAATAATAGACTTCTTGCATAA
- a CDS encoding RluA family pseudouridine synthase, with amino-acid sequence MLKYSVPHELNGIRLDKALSSLLENVSRNQIQKAIKDSQVLVNDVIISDPDVLVKENDIILFSFKEPEELKIAAANVALDIIYEDDDLIVINKAAGMTVHPGAGHHDDTLVNALLHHTKNLSDIGSSERPGIVHRLDKDTTGLMVVAKNNKAHMLLANQIEQKQVIRKYKVLVWGVINPLEGVIKNNIGRSRSDRQKMTILKYGGKEAVTHYKTLELFYKGSISMVECKLSTGRTHQIRVQLSHLKHSVVGDQTYGNNDRKIAYSPPELKAKLIDFKRQALHSWYLSFTHPTSNEIMEFSCELPRDMEEIISL; translated from the coding sequence ATGTTAAAATATTCCGTACCACACGAACTAAATGGCATAAGGCTTGATAAAGCTCTATCATCGCTTCTTGAAAATGTTTCAAGGAATCAAATCCAAAAAGCTATTAAAGATTCGCAAGTACTAGTTAATGATGTAATTATTTCTGATCCTGATGTTTTGGTCAAGGAGAATGATATTATATTATTTTCTTTTAAAGAACCTGAAGAGCTAAAAATTGCAGCAGCAAATGTAGCACTTGATATAATATATGAAGACGATGATTTGATAGTAATTAACAAAGCTGCAGGTATGACGGTACACCCAGGAGCAGGGCATCATGACGATACGCTTGTTAATGCTTTATTACATCATACAAAAAACTTATCGGATATCGGCTCATCAGAAAGACCCGGGATAGTACATCGTTTAGATAAAGACACTACGGGCTTGATGGTAGTTGCTAAAAATAATAAAGCACATATGCTACTTGCAAATCAGATAGAACAAAAGCAGGTAATACGGAAATATAAAGTGTTAGTGTGGGGAGTAATAAATCCACTAGAAGGAGTCATTAAGAATAATATAGGTCGCAGCCGAAGCGATCGTCAAAAAATGACCATATTAAAATATGGCGGCAAAGAAGCCGTTACACATTATAAGACTCTAGAATTATTTTATAAAGGTAGTATTAGTATGGTGGAGTGCAAGCTTAGTACGGGTAGAACTCACCAAATTAGAGTACAGCTAAGCCATTTAAAGCATTCGGTAGTCGGCGACCAAACTTACGGCAATAACGACCGAAAAATTGCTTATTCTCCCCCTGAACTAAAAGCAAAATTAATTGATTTTAAACGTCAAGCCCTGCATTCTTGGTATTTAAGTTTTACTCATCCGACTAGTAATGAGATTATGGAATTTTCTTGTGAGTTGCCAAGGGATATGGAAGAGATAATTAGTTTATAA
- the trmB gene encoding bifunctional peptide chain release factor N(5)-glutamine methyltransferase PrmC/tRNA (guanosine(46)-N7)-methyltransferase TrmB, protein MQCSIKQILSDATDKLNKIGISSPQLEARILLQHVINKPIEYLLINLDEQLNEAKIEAFEKLLARRLKHEPIVYITGVKEFYSREFIVNKHVLIPRSDTEVLVDVVFQCHSRESGNPEKKQPDPCFRGNDISKNCNDKFLNILELGTGSGCIAISLLCELPNANVVATDISLDAIDIIKSNAAKYEVTDRIQIIHSNWFENIETQKFDFIVSNPPYIAHSEKSEMAIETINYEPSIALFAEKDGLQAYFLIAENAKQFLKPNGKIILEIGFKQEEAVTQIFLDHGYNIESVYKDLQGHSRVILLSPINLNRSYARRIGKSLSGVQKNLLDNKLPKYLFSKEKLVNEKRKVFLEIGFGMGEHFINQAKMNPNALFIGIEVYLNGVANILKLAGEQNITNFLLFPNNLDLILNEIPSNSLDGIYILFPDPWIKNKQKKKRIFNKERLKLLQDKLKDNGNLVFASDIENYFYEAIELIQQNSNFEIINKNDYLKPHDNYVITKYHQKAIKANRTPKFIILRHVLGDH, encoded by the coding sequence ATGCAATGTTCTATAAAGCAAATTCTTAGTGACGCTACAGATAAATTAAATAAAATAGGTATTAGTTCGCCGCAATTAGAAGCACGAATTTTACTACAGCATGTTATAAATAAACCTATTGAGTATTTACTTATTAATCTTGATGAACAGTTAAATGAAGCCAAGATAGAAGCTTTTGAAAAACTGTTAGCGAGAAGATTAAAGCATGAACCGATAGTATATATTACAGGTGTTAAAGAATTTTACTCACGTGAATTTATTGTTAATAAACATGTATTAATTCCAAGAAGCGATACTGAAGTTTTGGTGGATGTTGTATTTCAATGTCATTCCCGCGAAAGCGGGAATCCAGAAAAAAAACAACCGGATCCCTGCTTTCGCGGGAATGACATAAGCAAAAACTGCAATGACAAATTCTTAAATATCCTAGAACTTGGCACAGGTAGCGGCTGCATTGCTATCAGTCTATTATGTGAGTTACCGAATGCTAATGTAGTTGCAACCGATATAAGTCTTGATGCTATAGACATTATCAAAAGTAACGCGGCAAAATATGAGGTAACGGATCGCATTCAGATTATTCACAGTAATTGGTTTGAGAATATTGAAACTCAGAAATTTGATTTTATCGTTAGCAACCCGCCATATATAGCTCACAGCGAAAAATCAGAGATGGCAATTGAAACAATCAATTATGAACCGTCTATTGCTTTATTTGCTGAAAAAGACGGACTGCAAGCTTACTTTCTCATCGCCGAAAATGCCAAACAATTCTTAAAACCAAACGGTAAGATTATATTAGAAATAGGGTTTAAACAGGAAGAAGCGGTAACCCAAATTTTCTTAGATCATGGTTATAATATTGAAAGCGTTTATAAGGATCTACAAGGTCACAGTAGGGTAATATTATTGTCTCCTATTAATCTCAATCGGTCATATGCAAGACGTATCGGTAAAAGCTTATCAGGAGTGCAAAAGAATTTATTAGATAACAAACTACCAAAATATTTATTTTCTAAAGAAAAGCTTGTAAATGAAAAACGTAAAGTATTTCTTGAGATAGGCTTTGGTATGGGTGAGCATTTCATTAATCAAGCTAAAATGAATCCTAATGCACTTTTTATTGGGATAGAGGTATATTTAAACGGAGTTGCAAATATTTTAAAGCTTGCAGGCGAACAAAATATCACGAATTTTTTATTATTCCCTAATAATTTGGATTTAATATTAAATGAGATACCAAGTAATAGCCTTGACGGAATTTATATTTTATTTCCCGATCCATGGATAAAAAATAAGCAAAAAAAGAAACGTATTTTCAATAAAGAACGACTTAAGCTTTTACAAGATAAGCTAAAAGACAATGGTAATTTAGTATTTGCTTCCGATATCGAAAATTATTTTTATGAAGCAATAGAGTTAATACAACAGAACAGTAATTTTGAAATTATAAATAAAAACGATTATTTAAAACCGCACGATAACTATGTAATTACCAAATATCATCAAAAAGCTATTAAGGCGAATAGAACGCCGAAATTTATTATTTTGCGGCACGTTTTAGGCGATCATTAA
- a CDS encoding L-threonylcarbamoyladenylate synthase has product MINKAVQFIKSGKVVVFPTETVYGIGADATNNEACLKIFQFKERPAINPLIVHVSSIEQAKEIGEFDDLATKIAEKFWSGPLSIVVPLKENANIAPSVTAGLNTIALRIPSYPVALELIKQSGIPIAAPSANPSNYISPTNAEHVTKHFKDNQEIFILAPEIYQSKYGLESTIIDTTTVTPTILREGFITAEILGEILGIEVLKASETSIIKASGMLAKHYSPKVPVRLNAINLEDKEIGLNFSNSNLTGRFSLNLSVKGDFIEAAANLYAYLRILDDYAASHDVRGIAVSPIPQVNIGAAINDRLKRAAK; this is encoded by the coding sequence ATGATAAACAAAGCAGTTCAATTTATAAAATCAGGTAAAGTGGTTGTTTTTCCGACTGAAACAGTCTATGGGATTGGTGCGGATGCCACAAATAATGAGGCGTGTTTAAAGATTTTTCAGTTCAAAGAGCGCCCTGCTATCAATCCGCTTATCGTGCATGTCTCCTCCATAGAGCAAGCAAAGGAAATAGGGGAGTTTGATGATTTAGCTACAAAAATAGCAGAAAAATTTTGGTCTGGACCATTATCTATAGTTGTCCCTTTAAAAGAGAATGCAAATATTGCCCCTAGCGTAACAGCAGGACTAAATACCATAGCACTTCGGATACCATCTTATCCTGTAGCGTTAGAGCTTATCAAACAATCAGGCATACCTATAGCTGCCCCAAGTGCTAACCCTTCAAACTATATTAGTCCGACTAACGCTGAGCATGTCACAAAACATTTTAAGGATAATCAGGAAATTTTTATTTTAGCACCTGAAATCTATCAATCTAAATATGGGCTAGAGTCAACGATAATTGATACAACAACTGTTACTCCTACTATTCTTAGAGAAGGGTTTATAACTGCTGAAATTTTAGGAGAAATACTAGGGATAGAAGTTTTGAAAGCATCAGAGACAAGTATTATAAAAGCTTCGGGAATGCTTGCAAAACACTATTCACCAAAAGTACCGGTTAGGCTAAATGCTATAAATTTAGAGGATAAAGAAATCGGATTAAATTTTAGCAATAGCAATCTTACAGGAAGATTTTCATTAAACTTAAGTGTAAAAGGTGACTTTATAGAAGCCGCTGCAAATCTTTATGCTTATTTAAGAATACTTGACGATTATGCTGCATCTCATGATGTAAGAGGTATAGCAGTTAGCCCTATACCTCAAGTGAATATAGGGGCTGCAATTAATGATCGCCTAAAACGTGCCGCAAAATAA